The following proteins are encoded in a genomic region of Equus caballus isolate H_3958 breed thoroughbred unplaced genomic scaffold, TB-T2T haplotype1-0000016, whole genome shotgun sequence:
- the LOC138922877 gene encoding uncharacterized protein produces MSPSQPLPTYCLSCSPSSSFLHSFDPCSGRVAWAPYIWIVNWFPSEVSGYLSRGPLSPGLRRMGQLLVWILSAPTMLTPWLMTESVTETPCDREQHSWDLKQLTHHVTQGPPPPDQGQPFCQWSVPCSNHSRVASLCNLSPLGHRMDRVVICEELLYLTQDGTQLQSFALDKNSVLMDGYSPNRNNALTENSDFPFWAIILIYLAGLLVLITCLLCGLLVHLSFLPTTDKETEAPTSQPEDESIFYPNEACRMHALQVGVIEKLSESMVPAFLGRIICNISTFVCNYSAFSTFHQVLDQLFTKRVPASSSALW; encoded by the exons ATGAGTCCCAGCCAGCCACTCCCCACATACTGTCTCTCCTgttcaccctcctcctcctttctccacagCTTTGATCCTTGTTCAGGAAGAGTAGCCTGGGCCCCTTATATATGGATTGTAAACTGGTTTCCCTCAG AGGTTTCAGGATATCTCTCTAGAGGCCCTCTCTCCCCGGGCCTCAGAAGGATGGGGCAGCTACTGGTGTGGATTCTGTCTGCACCTACTATGCTCACCCCGTGGCTCATGACAgagagtgtgacagagaccccGTGTGACCgagagcagcattcctgggatctgaaacAGCTGACCCACCATGTCACACAGGGGCCTCCACCACCTGATCAaggacagcctttttgtcagtg GTCTGTCCCCTGCAGTAACCACAGTAGGGTGGCCTCCCTGTGTAACTTATCACCACTGGGACACAGAATGGATAGAGTTGTGATCTGTGAGGAATTGTTGTATCTGACGCAGGATGGCACCCAGCTGCAGAGCTTTGCCCTGGACAAGAACAGTGTCCTCATGGATG GGTACTCTCCCAACAGAAACAATGCCTTGACTGAGAACTCTG ACTTCCCCTTCTGGGCCATCATCCTCATTTACTTGGCGGGACTCCTGGTGCTCATCACATGCCTGCTCTGCGGTCTCCTG GTACACTTATCATTTTTGCCaacaacagataaagaaactgaggccccgacgAG CCAGCCTGAAGATGAGTCCATTTTTTATccaaatgaggcctgcaggatgcatGCTCTCCAGGTAGGAGTGATAGAGAAGCTGTCAGAGTCCATGGTCCCAGCCTTCCTGGGTAGAATCATCTGCAACATCTCCACCTTCGTGTGCAACTACTCGGCCTTCAGCACATTCCaccaggtcctggaccagctgtttaCTAAGCGAGTGCCCGCCTCATCCTCAGCACTGTGGTGA